A stretch of the Paenibacillus dendritiformis genome encodes the following:
- the flgG gene encoding flagellar basal body rod protein FlgG — MIRSMYSGVSGMRGFQTKLDVIGNNIANVNTVGFKGSRVMFKDIMSQTIDGTTAPNDNSGGVNAKQIGLGVSLASIDTVHTPGSAMMTNRPLDLRIDGDGFFAVSLGEDQDAPFLTRAGDFHLDANRTLVTSDGLNVLDSAGGVIQLEEDIVAFSISQTGEIIAKRDDGTTEATGVQLGVIKVVNPEGLEKIGGNLYRLTPNAVEEGEAEIVTANDPEAGTGAIIAGQLEMSNVDLTGEFTEMIVAQRGFQANSRIITTSDEVLQEVVNLKR, encoded by the coding sequence ATGATTCGATCGATGTATTCCGGCGTATCCGGCATGCGCGGCTTTCAGACGAAACTGGACGTCATCGGCAACAACATTGCCAACGTCAATACCGTCGGCTTCAAAGGCAGCCGCGTCATGTTCAAGGACATTATGAGCCAGACGATAGACGGCACGACAGCGCCGAACGATAACTCCGGCGGGGTGAACGCGAAGCAGATCGGGCTCGGCGTCTCCCTCGCTTCCATCGATACCGTCCATACGCCGGGAAGCGCGATGATGACGAACCGTCCGCTCGACTTGCGAATCGACGGCGACGGCTTCTTCGCTGTCTCGTTAGGCGAGGATCAGGATGCTCCGTTCCTGACGCGCGCAGGCGATTTCCATCTGGATGCGAACCGGACGCTGGTCACCTCGGATGGCTTGAATGTGCTCGATTCCGCCGGCGGGGTGATTCAGCTGGAAGAGGATATCGTCGCCTTCTCCATCTCGCAGACCGGCGAGATTATCGCGAAGCGGGATGACGGCACGACCGAAGCGACGGGCGTGCAGCTCGGCGTAATCAAGGTCGTCAACCCGGAAGGCCTTGAGAAAATCGGGGGCAACCTGTACCGCTTGACCCCGAACGCGGTCGAGGAGGGGGAAGCCGAGATTGTCACCGCGAATGACCCGGAGGCAGGCACCGGCGCGATTATCGCAGGCCAGCTCGAAATGTCGAACGTCGACCTGACGGGCGAGTTCACCGAAATGATCGTGGCCCAGCGCGGCTTCCAGGCGAACTCGCGGATCATTACGACCTCCGACGAAGTGCTGCAGGAAGTCGTCAATCTGAAGCGATAA
- a CDS encoding flagellar FlbD family protein — protein sequence MISVTRLNGSPMWVNALLIETVEETPDTYITLTTGKKFIVLEKGPEVIERIERYVRSVGIIAGTKKTEPSEGQP from the coding sequence ATGATATCCGTCACGCGATTGAACGGTTCTCCCATGTGGGTGAACGCCCTTCTCATCGAGACCGTTGAAGAGACGCCCGACACCTACATCACATTGACGACAGGGAAGAAGTTCATCGTACTGGAGAAGGGGCCGGAAGTGATTGAACGGATCGAACGCTATGTTCGCTCCGTCGGTATCATCGCCGGAACGAAGAAGACAGAACCATCGGAGGGACAACCATGA
- a CDS encoding flagellar basal body-associated FliL family protein has translation MKRMMPWMITLLLALTLIALVVIMMINTNGKGNAPGAQQVHTVRLSAEEIVEMTSTMTDIKTNLADRDYVVFTGFAFQLDTKKTKEQFDKIKDVRIKPLILRTLADMKPEDLQGMKGQDQLCAKLLELINKQLPEGKVVQVDLTDFILTPI, from the coding sequence ATGAAACGAATGATGCCGTGGATGATCACACTCCTGCTTGCGCTGACCCTGATCGCCCTTGTCGTGATTATGATGATCAATACGAATGGCAAAGGCAATGCGCCTGGAGCACAGCAAGTGCACACTGTAAGATTATCGGCTGAAGAAATCGTGGAGATGACGTCAACGATGACCGACATCAAGACGAATCTGGCAGACCGCGACTATGTCGTCTTCACCGGCTTCGCGTTCCAATTGGACACGAAGAAGACGAAGGAGCAGTTCGACAAGATCAAGGATGTTCGCATCAAGCCTCTCATTCTCAGAACCTTGGCTGATATGAAACCGGAAGACTTGCAAGGTATGAAGGGTCAGGATCAGCTGTGTGCCAAGTTGCTCGAACTGATTAATAAGCAATTGCCGGAAGGCAAGGTCGTTCAAGTAGACTTGACGGACTTTATACTTACGCCGATTTGA
- the fliM gene encoding flagellar motor switch protein FliM codes for MVDVLSQNEIDALLAALSSGEMDAEELKKEETQRKIRSYDFKRAVRFSKDHIRSLTRIHENFARFLTTYFSAQLRTFVQINVVQVEQLPYDEFIRSIPKMTILNIFEAEPLKGRMVLEVNPNVAFAMLDRMLGGAGVAPSKINSLTEIETTVMERIFSRAFESLQEAWKSVLDIRPRLEALETNPQFMQIVSPNETIALISLSTKIGDTTGMINLCIPHVVIEPIMPKLSVHHWFVSEKKTREPIEIEKLRQRVSKAKLPIAVELGTSQISVQELMQLSIGDVIALNKPVDSGLTIRVGDRMKYIGTPGVVKDRVAVQIEQVVEEGVEEHDE; via the coding sequence TTGGTAGACGTGCTATCGCAGAACGAGATTGACGCATTGCTCGCGGCGCTGTCCTCGGGGGAAATGGATGCGGAAGAGCTAAAAAAAGAGGAAACACAGCGTAAAATCCGTTCGTACGATTTCAAGCGTGCCGTTCGTTTTTCTAAAGACCACATTCGAAGTTTGACACGCATCCATGAAAATTTCGCCAGATTTTTGACGACATATTTTTCCGCGCAATTGCGTACTTTCGTGCAAATCAATGTCGTCCAGGTCGAGCAGTTGCCGTATGACGAGTTCATCCGCTCGATACCGAAAATGACCATTTTGAATATTTTTGAGGCCGAGCCGCTCAAAGGCCGGATGGTTCTCGAGGTCAACCCGAACGTTGCTTTTGCCATGCTTGACCGCATGCTGGGCGGCGCCGGAGTAGCCCCTTCGAAAATCAACTCGCTGACCGAGATTGAGACGACGGTGATGGAGCGCATTTTCAGCCGGGCGTTCGAGAGCCTCCAGGAGGCGTGGAAGAGCGTGCTCGATATCCGGCCGCGGCTGGAAGCACTTGAGACGAATCCTCAATTTATGCAAATTGTCTCCCCGAACGAGACGATTGCGCTCATTTCATTGAGCACCAAAATCGGGGACACGACGGGGATGATCAACTTATGTATCCCTCACGTCGTCATCGAGCCGATCATGCCGAAGCTGTCCGTGCATCATTGGTTCGTATCTGAGAAAAAAACGCGGGAACCGATTGAGATCGAAAAATTGCGCCAACGGGTTAGCAAGGCGAAGCTTCCGATCGCCGTTGAACTTGGCACATCACAGATTTCGGTACAGGAGTTAATGCAGTTATCAATCGGCGATGTCATCGCCTTGAACAAGCCGGTTGACAGCGGTTTGACGATTCGGGTTGGTGACCGCATGAAATATATTGGCACGCCGGGTGTAGTCAAGGATCGCGTAGCGGTACAAATCGAGCAAGTCGTGGAAGAAGGAGTGGAAGAGCATGACGAGTAA
- the fliY gene encoding flagellar motor switch phosphatase FliY encodes MTSKDYLSQEEIDALLKKSSGDSPEGEAESPSIDSYLDPIEVDALGEIGNITFGSAATALSTLLGKKVDITTPRIKLLKRENLEEEFPKPHVAVHVQYVEGFEGVNSLVIKTSDAQVIADLMLGGDGTNLSGELNEIHVSAVQEAMNQMMGSSATSMSTIFNRLVNISPPGIGILNMSDGQGLDTLPDANVLVKISFRLTIGDLIDSTIMQILTVPFAKDMVRILMGTAESMSTGAEASPETPAAEEAPYAPPAQQAAQQPMAGIEQQPLPGGQAPQQPYGQPYAPPYAQPPYGSQPMPAVHLDPQSGAASAFGNVPNRNVNVQPVQFASFQPGSYAQHDESNLNLLLDIPLKVTVELGRTHKQIKDILELSQGSIIELDKLAGEPVDILVNNKLIAKGEVVVIDENFGVRVTDIINQWDRIQKLQ; translated from the coding sequence ATGACGAGTAAAGATTACTTGTCGCAGGAGGAAATTGACGCCCTGTTGAAAAAGTCGAGCGGCGATTCGCCTGAAGGCGAAGCGGAGTCCCCTTCAATCGATTCCTACTTGGATCCGATCGAAGTCGATGCCCTTGGTGAGATTGGCAATATTACGTTTGGCAGTGCGGCTACGGCGCTATCCACCCTGTTGGGCAAAAAGGTGGACATTACGACGCCCCGCATCAAGCTGCTGAAGCGCGAGAATCTGGAGGAGGAATTCCCGAAGCCGCATGTCGCGGTGCACGTGCAGTATGTTGAAGGCTTCGAAGGGGTCAATTCCCTCGTCATCAAGACGTCGGATGCGCAGGTCATCGCGGATCTGATGCTGGGGGGCGACGGCACGAACCTGAGCGGCGAGCTGAACGAAATCCACGTCAGCGCCGTGCAGGAAGCGATGAACCAGATGATGGGCTCGTCCGCGACGTCCATGTCCACGATTTTTAATCGGTTGGTGAACATTTCTCCGCCGGGAATCGGCATCTTGAATATGTCGGATGGGCAGGGGCTTGACACGCTGCCGGACGCGAATGTGCTGGTCAAAATTTCATTCCGCCTTACGATCGGCGATTTGATCGATTCGACGATAATGCAAATCTTGACGGTGCCGTTCGCGAAGGACATGGTCCGCATTTTGATGGGGACGGCGGAATCGATGTCGACCGGAGCGGAAGCCTCGCCGGAGACTCCCGCGGCGGAAGAAGCGCCCTATGCGCCTCCGGCTCAGCAAGCTGCCCAGCAGCCCATGGCGGGGATCGAGCAGCAGCCGCTCCCGGGAGGACAAGCGCCTCAGCAGCCGTACGGACAGCCTTACGCACCACCTTACGCGCAGCCGCCATACGGCTCTCAGCCGATGCCTGCGGTTCACCTGGATCCGCAGAGCGGAGCGGCTTCCGCATTCGGCAATGTGCCGAACCGGAACGTTAATGTCCAGCCGGTGCAATTTGCGAGTTTTCAACCCGGATCTTATGCGCAGCATGATGAATCCAATCTAAATTTATTGTTGGACATCCCGCTCAAAGTCACAGTAGAATTAGGGAGGACACACAAACAAATCAAGGACATTCTAGAGCTCTCTCAAGGTTCCATTATCGAGCTGGACAAGCTGGCTGGCGAACCGGTCGACATTCTGGTCAACAACAAACTTATCGCCAAAGGCGAGGTTGTCGTCATTGACGAGAATTTTGGCGTTCGCGTCACCGATATTATCAACCAGTGGGATCGCATTCAAAAACTACAATAA
- a CDS encoding response regulator translates to MANRILIVDDAAFMRMMIRDILTKNGYDVVGEASDGAQAIEKYKELKPDLITMDITMPEMDGITALKEIRKLDPNAKVIMCSAMGQQAMVIDAIQAGAKDFIVKPFQADRVIEAIKKTMG, encoded by the coding sequence ATGGCTAACCGTATTTTGATCGTAGACGATGCAGCGTTCATGCGAATGATGATTCGCGACATTTTGACTAAGAATGGATACGATGTCGTGGGAGAAGCATCGGATGGCGCTCAGGCGATCGAAAAGTACAAAGAACTAAAACCAGACCTCATTACGATGGACATCACGATGCCGGAGATGGACGGCATCACCGCGTTGAAAGAGATTCGCAAGCTGGATCCGAACGCCAAAGTCATCATGTGCTCGGCGATGGGCCAGCAGGCGATGGTTATCGACGCGATTCAGGCCGGGGCGAAAGACTTCATCGTCAAGCCGTTCCAGGCAGACCGGGTTATCGAAGCGATTAAGAAAACAATGGGATAA
- a CDS encoding flagellar biosynthetic protein FliO translates to MPDNGQIQTPGAGDYIGSLLTVLLSLAVIIVLIVLLIKWLNRKNRMWQMNQSIRTLGGTGLGPNKSLQIIEVGDAVYILGIGEDITLIDKISDPEQAARLMASLERAPSKPGAAWPTSWSDLTSRMRRRFKTAETGSGTRDADPSSVSFHEVFHSKLEQMPKRTQQVEHLFKEDSNEDR, encoded by the coding sequence ATGCCTGACAACGGTCAAATTCAAACGCCCGGTGCCGGAGATTACATAGGCAGCTTGTTGACCGTGCTGCTGTCGCTCGCAGTCATTATCGTACTTATCGTACTGCTTATTAAATGGTTGAACCGGAAAAACCGCATGTGGCAAATGAATCAAAGCATTCGCACGCTCGGCGGCACCGGGCTCGGACCGAACAAGTCCTTGCAGATTATCGAAGTTGGCGATGCCGTCTACATCCTGGGCATCGGAGAGGATATTACCTTGATCGATAAAATATCCGATCCGGAGCAAGCGGCGCGCTTGATGGCATCATTGGAGCGCGCGCCGTCCAAGCCAGGGGCGGCATGGCCAACCTCCTGGTCTGACCTGACAAGCCGTATGCGAAGAAGATTCAAGACTGCGGAGACAGGCTCGGGAACGAGAGACGCGGACCCGTCTTCCGTGTCTTTTCATGAAGTGTTTCATTCAAAACTTGAACAAATGCCCAAACGCACACAACAAGTGGAGCACTTGTTCAAAGAAGATTCCAATGAAGATCGGTAG
- the fliP gene encoding flagellar type III secretion system pore protein FliP (The bacterial flagellar biogenesis protein FliP forms a type III secretion system (T3SS)-type pore required for flagellar assembly.) has translation MNKKLLLAVTAVLLLSGLTAHWASASPVIPDIDIKIGDGGGQPGTSSLSLLLLITVLSIAPAILVLMTSFTRIVVVLGFVRTSLGTQQMPPNQVLIGLALFLTLFVMSPTIGEINQTALQPYLKGELNQTQALEQASIPMKKFMFSHTREKDLLLFMKYTKTEKPKTYQDVPLTVLVPAFAISELKTAFQMGFMIFIPFLVIDMVVASTLMAMGMMMLPPVMISLPFKILLFVLVDGWYLVVKSLLMSFNT, from the coding sequence ATGAATAAAAAATTGCTGCTAGCTGTGACAGCCGTCCTGTTGTTGTCCGGTCTTACCGCTCATTGGGCGTCGGCGTCGCCTGTCATTCCTGACATCGACATCAAGATTGGAGACGGCGGCGGGCAGCCGGGGACATCCTCGTTGTCCTTGCTGCTGCTCATTACCGTGCTCAGCATCGCTCCGGCCATTCTCGTCCTGATGACCTCCTTCACGCGCATCGTCGTCGTGCTGGGCTTCGTCCGGACATCGCTTGGAACGCAGCAGATGCCGCCCAACCAGGTGTTAATCGGACTTGCGCTCTTTCTTACTTTGTTTGTGATGTCCCCAACGATTGGCGAAATCAATCAGACCGCGCTGCAGCCGTATTTGAAGGGCGAGCTGAATCAGACCCAGGCGTTGGAGCAAGCCTCGATACCTATGAAGAAATTCATGTTCTCGCATACCCGCGAGAAAGATTTGCTCTTATTTATGAAGTACACGAAGACCGAGAAGCCGAAGACGTATCAAGACGTGCCGCTCACCGTGCTTGTGCCTGCGTTTGCCATCAGTGAGCTGAAGACCGCCTTTCAGATGGGATTTATGATATTCATTCCTTTTCTGGTCATTGACATGGTGGTAGCCAGCACGTTGATGGCAATGGGGATGATGATGCTGCCTCCGGTGATGATCTCGCTTCCTTTTAAAATACTTCTGTTCGTGCTCGTAGACGGCTGGTATCTTGTCGTGAAGTCGTTGCTGATGAGTTTCAATACCTAA
- the fliQ gene encoding flagellar biosynthesis protein FliQ has translation MSAEFIIGLAGQAVFAVLKVAAPMLAIALIVGLVISIFQATTQIQEQTLAFVPKIIAVMVAVLVFGPWILTTLVDFAFSILNNLHLYIG, from the coding sequence ATGAGTGCTGAGTTTATTATCGGCCTGGCGGGGCAGGCGGTGTTCGCCGTATTGAAGGTGGCCGCCCCGATGCTTGCCATTGCGCTGATCGTCGGGCTTGTCATCAGTATTTTCCAGGCGACGACGCAAATCCAGGAGCAGACTTTGGCTTTCGTGCCCAAAATTATCGCCGTCATGGTGGCCGTGCTCGTATTCGGTCCCTGGATTTTAACGACATTGGTCGATTTTGCTTTTAGTATTCTAAATAATTTGCACCTTTACATCGGTTAG
- the fliR gene encoding flagellar biosynthetic protein FliR: MEILVQAFPVFLLTLCRITAFFVTVPVISSRGVPNHFRVGLAFFVSVIAYLLFGIGKTVPADGMFVIFILREVLIGLLIGFLAQLFFTAVQTAGSFIDIQIGFGIANVIDPLTGATSPVMGNFKYIFVVLLFLGMNGHHYFIDGIMRSFEWLPLDGNTFFEQIANGLVSEFLVQSFVQAFIIAFQISAPLIVALFLTDVALGFLARSAPQFNIFVVGIPLKLIVGLVMLLLTVPSLIYVLQQLFSSLFEALDQLLRMMQGAG, encoded by the coding sequence ATGGAAATCCTCGTTCAGGCTTTCCCTGTTTTTTTGCTCACGCTATGTCGAATCACGGCGTTCTTTGTCACCGTCCCTGTCATATCTTCGCGGGGCGTGCCGAACCATTTTCGTGTCGGACTCGCGTTCTTTGTGAGCGTGATCGCCTATTTGTTGTTCGGCATCGGCAAAACCGTGCCGGCAGACGGCATGTTTGTCATTTTCATTCTACGAGAAGTTTTAATTGGCCTATTAATTGGATTTTTGGCCCAACTGTTCTTCACCGCCGTGCAGACGGCAGGCTCGTTCATCGACATCCAGATCGGCTTCGGAATTGCGAATGTCATCGATCCGTTGACAGGAGCCACCTCGCCGGTCATGGGGAACTTCAAGTACATCTTTGTGGTGCTGCTGTTTCTCGGGATGAATGGCCACCATTACTTTATCGACGGAATTATGCGAAGTTTTGAGTGGCTGCCGCTGGACGGGAACACCTTCTTTGAACAGATTGCGAACGGACTCGTCTCCGAATTTCTGGTGCAGTCCTTCGTTCAGGCGTTCATCATCGCGTTCCAGATTTCGGCGCCTCTTATCGTGGCGCTGTTCCTGACCGATGTGGCGCTTGGCTTTCTGGCGCGGTCGGCCCCGCAATTCAATATCTTTGTCGTGGGCATACCGCTCAAGTTGATTGTCGGATTAGTGATGCTGCTACTGACCGTACCTAGTCTTATTTACGTGCTGCAGCAGTTGTTCTCCTCGTTGTTCGAGGCGCTTGACCAGCTGTTACGCATGATGCAGGGGGCGGGATAA
- the flhB gene encoding flagellar biosynthesis protein FlhB, with protein MTRTRRGQTVPSAAREYQLRHRLNLQLFSQEKTEKATPKKRQESRKKGQVAKSSDLSGASILLACFFCLLVFGGFYKERVLDLFADSLQHRLTMDVTVGNVTDYFGQVFLKGLIVLAPVFLAAFLMGLIANYAQIGFLFTGEPMKMKLSKIDPIQGFKRIFSLRSVVEFLKSILKLAAIAAIVYLSLWGERDRILQMSHVPLSQILSYTAQITLSLGLKIGAALFALAVMDYMYQRYEHEKSMRMSKQDIKDEYKKTEGDPLIKGKIKERQRRMAMMRMMQEVPKADVIITNPTHFAVALKYDGSEMEAPQVIAKGQDYVALRIKQIAKENGVLTMENKPLARALFERTEIGEAIPADLFQAVAEVLAYVYKLKGKVN; from the coding sequence ATGACACGTACGCGCCGCGGGCAGACGGTACCGTCTGCGGCCCGCGAATACCAACTGAGACACCGTCTGAACCTCCAGCTTTTCTCGCAAGAGAAGACGGAAAAGGCGACTCCGAAAAAGAGGCAGGAGTCCCGCAAGAAGGGGCAGGTTGCCAAAAGCTCGGATTTGTCCGGAGCGTCCATCCTGCTTGCATGCTTCTTCTGCCTGCTTGTGTTCGGCGGCTTCTATAAGGAGAGGGTGCTCGATTTATTCGCGGATTCCTTGCAGCACCGCCTGACGATGGATGTCACGGTCGGCAATGTGACCGACTATTTCGGCCAGGTGTTTCTGAAAGGACTCATCGTGTTAGCCCCCGTGTTTCTTGCGGCGTTTCTGATGGGCCTCATCGCGAATTACGCGCAGATTGGATTTTTATTCACGGGCGAGCCCATGAAAATGAAGCTGAGCAAAATCGATCCGATTCAAGGGTTCAAACGGATTTTCTCGCTTCGCTCCGTAGTGGAATTTTTGAAGTCGATTTTGAAGCTGGCGGCGATTGCTGCCATCGTCTACTTGTCGCTGTGGGGGGAACGGGATCGCATTCTCCAGATGTCGCATGTGCCCCTCAGTCAAATATTGAGCTATACCGCTCAGATTACGCTGTCTCTCGGATTGAAGATCGGCGCCGCCTTGTTCGCGCTCGCCGTGATGGACTACATGTATCAACGATATGAGCATGAGAAAAGCATGCGCATGTCCAAGCAAGACATTAAGGACGAGTACAAAAAAACCGAGGGCGATCCTCTTATTAAAGGAAAAATCAAAGAACGACAACGCCGCATGGCGATGATGCGGATGATGCAGGAAGTGCCAAAGGCGGACGTGATCATCACGAACCCGACTCACTTCGCCGTCGCGCTGAAGTATGACGGTTCCGAGATGGAAGCCCCGCAAGTGATTGCGAAAGGGCAGGATTACGTCGCCCTGCGCATTAAGCAGATCGCCAAGGAGAATGGCGTACTGACCATGGAAAACAAGCCGCTCGCCCGGGCTTTATTCGAGAGGACCGAGATTGGCGAAGCCATTCCAGCCGACTTGTTCCAGGCCGTGGCGGAAGTTCTGGCTTATGTATACAAATTGAAAGGCAAAGTCAATTGA